Proteins found in one Micropterus dolomieu isolate WLL.071019.BEF.003 ecotype Adirondacks linkage group LG10, ASM2129224v1, whole genome shotgun sequence genomic segment:
- the ncoa1 gene encoding nuclear receptor coactivator 1 isoform X2: MSAVGENPLDSATPESRKRKSSPCDTSGQSLEKRRRELECRYIEELAELLSSNMGDIASLSVKPDKCHILKSTVDQIQQMKRREQEKAALLSPDDEVQKSDISSSSQGLLEKEALGPMLLEALDGFFFVVNREGRIVFVSENVTSYLGYAQEELMTSSVYSILHVGDHNEFVRNLLPKSLVNGVPWPQEVGRRNSHAFNCRMLKRPPDELDSENPEARQQYEIMQCFTVSQPRTMQEEGDDLQSCLICIACRIPRAQPFSTESFITKQDPTGKIISIETSALRATGRPGWEDLVRKCIYTFFQPQGKEPSHAKKLLHEVMTHGTAVSPLYHFALSDGTPLSAQTRCKFCCPPNPDVQPFIMGIHTIDREHNTASSQENTNPSLPPNLGSLAQTASRSPSLPPSSNWTQGSGLATAGLHPNNSNASSHGLNPATPTGYLTPNRTCSQQVNSPSPLSSPLTAAPTSFMSPRMPRASPGLGGSPRVPGNPFSPSTPGLLSPAGAPSSGGSLNRQQSCGDCSSGAGSGSTGSFSLSSPVRQRQTSTPTGSSTRPPSAKPPEGGEEGGEDSVKAPLPSASQLGNPRPSQLLDSNGTGAESNNNNNNSVHCTSSPHPPNPPPAPQCPASHSTLTERHKILHRLLQDSSPNDASSTIEEGINKNQVEIKKEPPTSPALTTAGSKSSSREPQDHQLLRFLLDTDEKDLGDLPPPSALSLQTVRVKVEKRASVDGAACTGSIVIAGSASKPAGVSSSSACISPKSSPVRENRRDSRRDSRDSTLSGGAVDMDPLNQLLPGLRGPSGAKLGSDDSTTPGGGPQLQSPAPQPQAQAPLQSPLSQPQLQSLSPQLHSPSPQLKLQSPSQLQPAEASTPRNVNVKREPPGTPNRGLCDGGPPSGCSLQNQSSFDFCGPPTPSQTQAQGQGDPFQTPKDNSPFPEAEVINPFSSSTGLTKMDVGDSQFQPLALSDTLSFDGLGAPLQTNLASPQEQCVPCTLDEVLGPPTTPEGRNDEKALLEQLVSFLSGTDESELAELDKALGIDKLVQGGCFDTLPQSFPIQQSTATPVSMDPKLPTYSSQFTQSPQAQFPPELATIGPQGLGFGAPRGTFPGGTTGVGLRPGMMRPQGIGPQLRLPPNQLRLQLQQRLQGPQQLQNRMAGMNQFPGGAPHVNIGIRQGVQQPQMSSQPPLNAQMLAQRQRELYSIQHRQRQLFQQKVMLMRQNMAGAPTGAAGSFGTARVPKGPPTTPQQQQFNFPPGYNPMTGKSPTSPSHFSPMTGGPLDNKLSSRVPLNNQTLIGAVQGQFSSTVNSSLQQNLFQQFGGSVIQQDPPFPPDMSPTSPLLSPQNSTSQSPLLQQAPPPGYQSPDMKSWQQTGVGSNSLFSQSVQSAGQAFGQQGVYNNMSITVSMAGGSGGVSSLPPMGQPVGMSNSNLSSVGSVCSDQQVQQVQVFADVQCTVNLVGSDSYLNQGSVGATPSQKGPGPQGSQNNQAQQKSLLQQLLTE, from the exons ATGAGTGCAGTAGGGGAAAACCCCCTGGACTCTGCCACACCAGAGTCACGCAAGAGGAAGAGCTCACCATGCGACACATCAGGGCAAAG tctgGAGAAGCGGCGACGGGAGCTGGAGTGCCGCTACATCGAGGAGCTGGCTGAGCTGCTGTCATCCAACATGGGCGACATTGCCAGTCTCAGTGTCAAGCCCGACAAGTGCCACATCCTCAAGAGCACTGTGGACCAAATCCAGCAGATGAAACGGCGTGAGCAGG AGAAAGCAGCTCTTCTGTCTCCAGATGATGAGGTGCAGAAGAGCGACATCTCTTCCAGTAGCCAGGGGCTGTTGGAGAAAGAGGCGCTGGGGCCCATGCTGCTAGAG GCCCTTGATGGGTTTTTCTTCGTCGTCAACCGTGAGGGCCGCATCGTCTTTGTTTCTGAGAATGTGACGAGTTACCTTGGATACGCCCAAGAGGAGCTGATGACCTCCAGTGTCTACAGCATCCTCCATGTGGGAGACCACAACGAATTTGTTCGCAATCTGCTCCCGAAAAGCCTGG TAAATGGTGTGCCGTGGCCGCAGGAAGTTGGCCGGAGGAACAGCCACGCCTTTAATTGTCGCATGCTGAAGAGGCCGCCGGATGAGTTGGATTCGGAAAATCCAGAGGCTCGGCAGCAATATGAGATCATGCAGTGTTTCACCGTGTCCCAACCACGGACCATGCAGGAGGAGGGAGATG ACCTGCAGAGCTGCCTGATCTGTATTGCCTGTCGGATACCTCGTGCCCAGCCTTTCAGCACTGAGTCTTTCATCACGAAGCAGGACcccacag GGAAGATAATCTCCATAGAAACGAGTGCTTTGCGAGCAACGGGCCGGCCTGGCTGGGAGGACCTGGTCAGGAAGTGCATCTACACTTTCTTTCAGCCGCAGGGCAAAGAACCGTCCCACGCCAAGAAGCTGCTGCATGAGG TGATGACCCACGGCACCGCTGTCAGCCCGCTGTACCATTTTGCATTAAGTGATGGCACGCCGCTCAGCGCTCAGACCCGCTGCAAGTTCTGCTGCCCCCCCAACCCTGACGTACAGCCCTTCATAATGGGCATTCACACTATTGACAG GGAACACAACACTGCTAGCTCTCAGGAAAACACTAACCCCAGCCTTCCACCGAACCTTGGCAGCCTTGCCCAAACCGCCTCCCGCTCCCCTTCCCTTCCTCCCAGCAGCAACTGGACCCAAGGCTCAGGCCTCGCCACCGCTGGCCTTCACCCCAACAACAGCAACGCCTCCTCCCATGGACTTAACCCAGCCACACCCACAGGCTACCTGACGCCCAATCGGACCTGTTCCCAGCAAGTCAATAGCCCATCTCCTTTGAGCAGCCCACTCACAGCCGCCCCTACCTCTTTTATGTCACCCAGGATGCCACGGGCCAGTCCTGGGTTAGGGGGAAGCCCTCGGGTACCGGGGAACCCCTTCTCTCCTTCCACACCGGGTCTCCTTTCCCCAGCCGGGGCACCAAGCAGTGGAGGCAGCCTCAACAGGCAGCAGTCTTGTGGTGATTGTAGTAGCGGCGCCGGTAGTGGGTCAACAGGGTCCTTCTCCCTGTCCTCTCCTGTCCGTCAGAGACAAACCAGTACACCCACCGGCTCCTCTACTCGGCCTCCATCAGCAAAACCTccagagggaggagaagaaggggGAGAGGACTCTGTTAAAGCCCCCCTTCCTTCTGCCTCACAGCTGGGTAACCCCAGACCCAGTCAGCTCTTGGACAGCAACGGGACAGGAGCTGaatctaacaacaacaacaacaacagtgttcACTGCACCTCATCACCTCATCCTCCAAACCCTCCTCCTGCCCCTCAGTGCCCTGCCTCGCACAGTACTCTAACAGAGCGGCATAAGATCCTACACCGGCTGCTCCAGGACAGTAGTCCCAACGATGCCTCCTCCACCATTGAGGAAGGAATTAACAAGAACCAGGTTGAGATTAAGAAGGAGCCGCCTACCAGTCCGGCACTGACTACAGCAGGTTCCAAGTCCAGCTCCAGAGAGCCACAGGACCATCAACTACTCCGTTTTCTCCTGGATACAGACGAAAAG gaCTTGGGGGACCTGCCACCCCCCTCTGCTCTCAGCCTGCAGACGGTTAGGGTAAAAGTGGAGAAGAGAGCCAGCGTGGACGGAGCAGCCTGTACGGGGTCTATCGTCATAGCAGGAAGTGCATCCAAACCTGCGGGAGTTTCCAGCAGCTCTGCTTGCATCAGTCCCAAATCAAGCCCCGTCAGAGAGAACCGCAGAGACAGCCGCAGGGACAGCCGAGACTCCACG CTGTCTGGTGGTGCTGTTGACATGGACCCTCTCAACCAGCTGCTGCCTGGCTTGAGAGGCCCTAGTGGGGCCAAACTGGGCAGTGATGATTCAACAACCCCTGGAGGAGGCCCCCAACTCCAGTCTCCAGCGCCCCAACCCCAGGCCCAAGCGCCACTACAGTCCCCCCTGTCCCAGCCCCAGTTGCAGTCGCTGTCACCCCAGCTCCACTCCCCTTCCCCCCAGCTTAAACTGCAGTCACCCTCTCAGCTCCAGCCTGCAGAGGCCAGCACTCCCCGCAATGTAAATGTGAAGAGAGAACCTCCCGGCACTCCTAACCGAG GGCTCTGTGATGGCGGCCCGCCCTCTGGCTGCAGCCTTCAGAATCAGTCATCTTTTGATTTCTGCGGTCCCCCCACTCCAAGCCAGACACAGGCCCAGGGTCAGGGAGACCCTTTTCAGACCCCCAAAGACAACAGCCCGTTTCCAGAGGCAGAAGTTATCAACCCGTTCAGTTCAAGCACTG GCCTAACCAAGATGGATGTTGGAGACTCTCAGTTCCAGCCTCTGGCTCTATCTGACACCTTGTCCTTTGATGGTCTTGGAGCCCCTTTACAAACTAACTTAGCATCGCCACAAGA gcagTGTGTGCCCTGTACGCTGGATGAAGTACTGGGCCCTCCGACCACACCTGAAGGCAGAAACGATGAGAAAGCTCTGTTAGAGCAGCTCGTCTCCTTCCTCAGTGGCACTGATGAGAGTGAACTGGCTGAGCTGGATAAGGCCCTGGGTATTGACAAACTGGTACAG GGTGGCTGTTTTGACACTTTGCCCCAAAGCTTCCCAATCCAGCAATCCACTGCCACTCCAGTTTCTATGGACCCTAAACTCCCCACCTATTCTTCCCAATTTACACAGTCTCCTCAAGCTCAGTTTCCTCCAGAGCTGGCCACGATAGGGCCACAGGGTCTGGGGTTTGGAGCCCCCCGAGGGACTTTTCCCGGTGGGACAACGGGCGTGGGGCTCAGGCCAGGCATGATGCGACCACAGGGGATTGGCCCTCAGCTCAGGTTGCCGCCCAACCAACTGcgtctgcagctgcagcagaggctgcagggccCACAGCAG CTCCAGAACAGGATGGCAGGCATGAATCAGTTTCCAGGAGGTGCCCCACATGTGAACATAGGAATTCGTCAGGGGGTTCAACAACCTCAGATGTCCTCACAA CCTCCGCTGAATGCCCAGATGCTGGCCCAGCGTCAGAGGGAGCTCTATAGCATCCAGCACCGCCAGCGCCAGCTTTTCCAGCAGAAGGTCATGCTGATGAGACAGAACATGGCAGGTGCTCCGACTGGAGCCGCGGGGTCCTTTGGAACTGCCAGGGTCCCAAAAGGTCCCCCAACAACGCCTCAACAGCAGCAGTTCAACTTCCCACCAGGGTACAACCCAATGACGGGAAAATCCCCTACCTCACCGAGTCACTTCAGCCCCATGACCGGGGGCCCTCTGGACAACAAACTGTCCAGCAGAGTTCCCCTGAATAACCAGACGTTGATTGGCGCCGTGCAGGGCCAGTTCAGCAGCACCGTGAACTCCTCATTACAGCAGAACCTGTTTCAGCAGTTTGGAGGGTCTG TTATCCAGCAAGACCCACCTTTCCCTCCTGATATGAGCCCGACCAGCCCGTTGTTGTCACCTCAGAACTCCACCTCCCAGAGTCCTCTGCTTCAGCAAGCCCCACCTCCTGGCTACCAGTCACCAGACATGAAGAGCTGGCAACAGACAGGCGTGGGCAGCAACAG CCTGTTCAGTCAGTCAGTACAGAGTGCAGGACAGGCCTTTGGCCAGCAGGGGGTCTACAACAACATGAGCATCACCGTCTCCATGGCCGGAGGCTCAGGTGGTGTCAGCTCATTACCTCCCATGGGGCAGCCGGTTGGCATGAGCAACAGTAACCTCAGCAGTGTGGGTTCAGTATGCAGCGACCAGCAG gtaCAGCAGGTTCAGGTGTTTGCGGACGTCCAGTGCACAGTGAACCTGGTTGGCAGTGATTCCTACCTGAACCAGGGCTCTGTCGGAGCGACGCCCTCCCAGAAGGGCCCCGGACCGCAGGGCTCCCAGAACAACCAGGCCCAGCAGAAGAGcctcctccagcagctgctCACCGAGTGA
- the ncoa1 gene encoding nuclear receptor coactivator 1 isoform X1, translated as MSAVGENPLDSATPESRKRKSSPCDTSGQSLEKRRRELECRYIEELAELLSSNMGDIASLSVKPDKCHILKSTVDQIQQMKRREQEKAALLSPDDEVQKSDISSSSQGLLEKEALGPMLLEALDGFFFVVNREGRIVFVSENVTSYLGYAQEELMTSSVYSILHVGDHNEFVRNLLPKSLVNGVPWPQEVGRRNSHAFNCRMLKRPPDELDSENPEARQQYEIMQCFTVSQPRTMQEEGDDLQSCLICIACRIPRAQPFSTESFITKQDPTGKIISIETSALRATGRPGWEDLVRKCIYTFFQPQGKEPSHAKKLLHEVMTHGTAVSPLYHFALSDGTPLSAQTRCKFCCPPNPDVQPFIMGIHTIDREHNTASSQENTNPSLPPNLGSLAQTASRSPSLPPSSNWTQGSGLATAGLHPNNSNASSHGLNPATPTGYLTPNRTCSQQVNSPSPLSSPLTAAPTSFMSPRMPRASPGLGGSPRVPGNPFSPSTPGLLSPAGAPSSGGSLNRQQSCGDCSSGAGSGSTGSFSLSSPVRQRQTSTPTGSSTRPPSAKPPEGGEEGGEDSVKAPLPSASQLGNPRPSQLLDSNGTGAESNNNNNNSVHCTSSPHPPNPPPAPQCPASHSTLTERHKILHRLLQDSSPNDASSTIEEGINKNQVEIKKEPPTSPALTTAGSKSSSREPQDHQLLRFLLDTDEKDLGDLPPPSALSLQTVRVKVEKRASVDGAACTGSIVIAGSASKPAGVSSSSACISPKSSPVRENRRDSRRDSRDSTLSGGAVDMDPLNQLLPGLRGPSGAKLGSDDSTTPGGGPQLQSPAPQPQAQAPLQSPLSQPQLQSLSPQLHSPSPQLKLQSPSQLQPAEASTPRNVNVKREPPGTPNRGLCDGGPPSGCSLQNQSSFDFCGPPTPSQTQAQGQGDPFQTPKDNSPFPEAEVINPFSSSTGLTKMDVGDSQFQPLALSDTLSFDGLGAPLQTNLASPQEQCVPCTLDEVLGPPTTPEGRNDEKALLEQLVSFLSGTDESELAELDKALGIDKLVQGGCFDTLPQSFPIQQSTATPVSMDPKLPTYSSQFTQSPQAQFPPELATIGPQGLGFGAPRGTFPGGTTGVGLRPGMMRPQGIGPQLRLPPNQLRLQLQQRLQGPQQLQNRMAGMNQFPGGAPHVNIGIRQGVQQPQMSSQQPPLNAQMLAQRQRELYSIQHRQRQLFQQKVMLMRQNMAGAPTGAAGSFGTARVPKGPPTTPQQQQFNFPPGYNPMTGKSPTSPSHFSPMTGGPLDNKLSSRVPLNNQTLIGAVQGQFSSTVNSSLQQNLFQQFGGSVIQQDPPFPPDMSPTSPLLSPQNSTSQSPLLQQAPPPGYQSPDMKSWQQTGVGSNSLFSQSVQSAGQAFGQQGVYNNMSITVSMAGGSGGVSSLPPMGQPVGMSNSNLSSVGSVCSDQQVQQVQVFADVQCTVNLVGSDSYLNQGSVGATPSQKGPGPQGSQNNQAQQKSLLQQLLTE; from the exons ATGAGTGCAGTAGGGGAAAACCCCCTGGACTCTGCCACACCAGAGTCACGCAAGAGGAAGAGCTCACCATGCGACACATCAGGGCAAAG tctgGAGAAGCGGCGACGGGAGCTGGAGTGCCGCTACATCGAGGAGCTGGCTGAGCTGCTGTCATCCAACATGGGCGACATTGCCAGTCTCAGTGTCAAGCCCGACAAGTGCCACATCCTCAAGAGCACTGTGGACCAAATCCAGCAGATGAAACGGCGTGAGCAGG AGAAAGCAGCTCTTCTGTCTCCAGATGATGAGGTGCAGAAGAGCGACATCTCTTCCAGTAGCCAGGGGCTGTTGGAGAAAGAGGCGCTGGGGCCCATGCTGCTAGAG GCCCTTGATGGGTTTTTCTTCGTCGTCAACCGTGAGGGCCGCATCGTCTTTGTTTCTGAGAATGTGACGAGTTACCTTGGATACGCCCAAGAGGAGCTGATGACCTCCAGTGTCTACAGCATCCTCCATGTGGGAGACCACAACGAATTTGTTCGCAATCTGCTCCCGAAAAGCCTGG TAAATGGTGTGCCGTGGCCGCAGGAAGTTGGCCGGAGGAACAGCCACGCCTTTAATTGTCGCATGCTGAAGAGGCCGCCGGATGAGTTGGATTCGGAAAATCCAGAGGCTCGGCAGCAATATGAGATCATGCAGTGTTTCACCGTGTCCCAACCACGGACCATGCAGGAGGAGGGAGATG ACCTGCAGAGCTGCCTGATCTGTATTGCCTGTCGGATACCTCGTGCCCAGCCTTTCAGCACTGAGTCTTTCATCACGAAGCAGGACcccacag GGAAGATAATCTCCATAGAAACGAGTGCTTTGCGAGCAACGGGCCGGCCTGGCTGGGAGGACCTGGTCAGGAAGTGCATCTACACTTTCTTTCAGCCGCAGGGCAAAGAACCGTCCCACGCCAAGAAGCTGCTGCATGAGG TGATGACCCACGGCACCGCTGTCAGCCCGCTGTACCATTTTGCATTAAGTGATGGCACGCCGCTCAGCGCTCAGACCCGCTGCAAGTTCTGCTGCCCCCCCAACCCTGACGTACAGCCCTTCATAATGGGCATTCACACTATTGACAG GGAACACAACACTGCTAGCTCTCAGGAAAACACTAACCCCAGCCTTCCACCGAACCTTGGCAGCCTTGCCCAAACCGCCTCCCGCTCCCCTTCCCTTCCTCCCAGCAGCAACTGGACCCAAGGCTCAGGCCTCGCCACCGCTGGCCTTCACCCCAACAACAGCAACGCCTCCTCCCATGGACTTAACCCAGCCACACCCACAGGCTACCTGACGCCCAATCGGACCTGTTCCCAGCAAGTCAATAGCCCATCTCCTTTGAGCAGCCCACTCACAGCCGCCCCTACCTCTTTTATGTCACCCAGGATGCCACGGGCCAGTCCTGGGTTAGGGGGAAGCCCTCGGGTACCGGGGAACCCCTTCTCTCCTTCCACACCGGGTCTCCTTTCCCCAGCCGGGGCACCAAGCAGTGGAGGCAGCCTCAACAGGCAGCAGTCTTGTGGTGATTGTAGTAGCGGCGCCGGTAGTGGGTCAACAGGGTCCTTCTCCCTGTCCTCTCCTGTCCGTCAGAGACAAACCAGTACACCCACCGGCTCCTCTACTCGGCCTCCATCAGCAAAACCTccagagggaggagaagaaggggGAGAGGACTCTGTTAAAGCCCCCCTTCCTTCTGCCTCACAGCTGGGTAACCCCAGACCCAGTCAGCTCTTGGACAGCAACGGGACAGGAGCTGaatctaacaacaacaacaacaacagtgttcACTGCACCTCATCACCTCATCCTCCAAACCCTCCTCCTGCCCCTCAGTGCCCTGCCTCGCACAGTACTCTAACAGAGCGGCATAAGATCCTACACCGGCTGCTCCAGGACAGTAGTCCCAACGATGCCTCCTCCACCATTGAGGAAGGAATTAACAAGAACCAGGTTGAGATTAAGAAGGAGCCGCCTACCAGTCCGGCACTGACTACAGCAGGTTCCAAGTCCAGCTCCAGAGAGCCACAGGACCATCAACTACTCCGTTTTCTCCTGGATACAGACGAAAAG gaCTTGGGGGACCTGCCACCCCCCTCTGCTCTCAGCCTGCAGACGGTTAGGGTAAAAGTGGAGAAGAGAGCCAGCGTGGACGGAGCAGCCTGTACGGGGTCTATCGTCATAGCAGGAAGTGCATCCAAACCTGCGGGAGTTTCCAGCAGCTCTGCTTGCATCAGTCCCAAATCAAGCCCCGTCAGAGAGAACCGCAGAGACAGCCGCAGGGACAGCCGAGACTCCACG CTGTCTGGTGGTGCTGTTGACATGGACCCTCTCAACCAGCTGCTGCCTGGCTTGAGAGGCCCTAGTGGGGCCAAACTGGGCAGTGATGATTCAACAACCCCTGGAGGAGGCCCCCAACTCCAGTCTCCAGCGCCCCAACCCCAGGCCCAAGCGCCACTACAGTCCCCCCTGTCCCAGCCCCAGTTGCAGTCGCTGTCACCCCAGCTCCACTCCCCTTCCCCCCAGCTTAAACTGCAGTCACCCTCTCAGCTCCAGCCTGCAGAGGCCAGCACTCCCCGCAATGTAAATGTGAAGAGAGAACCTCCCGGCACTCCTAACCGAG GGCTCTGTGATGGCGGCCCGCCCTCTGGCTGCAGCCTTCAGAATCAGTCATCTTTTGATTTCTGCGGTCCCCCCACTCCAAGCCAGACACAGGCCCAGGGTCAGGGAGACCCTTTTCAGACCCCCAAAGACAACAGCCCGTTTCCAGAGGCAGAAGTTATCAACCCGTTCAGTTCAAGCACTG GCCTAACCAAGATGGATGTTGGAGACTCTCAGTTCCAGCCTCTGGCTCTATCTGACACCTTGTCCTTTGATGGTCTTGGAGCCCCTTTACAAACTAACTTAGCATCGCCACAAGA gcagTGTGTGCCCTGTACGCTGGATGAAGTACTGGGCCCTCCGACCACACCTGAAGGCAGAAACGATGAGAAAGCTCTGTTAGAGCAGCTCGTCTCCTTCCTCAGTGGCACTGATGAGAGTGAACTGGCTGAGCTGGATAAGGCCCTGGGTATTGACAAACTGGTACAG GGTGGCTGTTTTGACACTTTGCCCCAAAGCTTCCCAATCCAGCAATCCACTGCCACTCCAGTTTCTATGGACCCTAAACTCCCCACCTATTCTTCCCAATTTACACAGTCTCCTCAAGCTCAGTTTCCTCCAGAGCTGGCCACGATAGGGCCACAGGGTCTGGGGTTTGGAGCCCCCCGAGGGACTTTTCCCGGTGGGACAACGGGCGTGGGGCTCAGGCCAGGCATGATGCGACCACAGGGGATTGGCCCTCAGCTCAGGTTGCCGCCCAACCAACTGcgtctgcagctgcagcagaggctgcagggccCACAGCAG CTCCAGAACAGGATGGCAGGCATGAATCAGTTTCCAGGAGGTGCCCCACATGTGAACATAGGAATTCGTCAGGGGGTTCAACAACCTCAGATGTCCTCACAA CAGCCTCCGCTGAATGCCCAGATGCTGGCCCAGCGTCAGAGGGAGCTCTATAGCATCCAGCACCGCCAGCGCCAGCTTTTCCAGCAGAAGGTCATGCTGATGAGACAGAACATGGCAGGTGCTCCGACTGGAGCCGCGGGGTCCTTTGGAACTGCCAGGGTCCCAAAAGGTCCCCCAACAACGCCTCAACAGCAGCAGTTCAACTTCCCACCAGGGTACAACCCAATGACGGGAAAATCCCCTACCTCACCGAGTCACTTCAGCCCCATGACCGGGGGCCCTCTGGACAACAAACTGTCCAGCAGAGTTCCCCTGAATAACCAGACGTTGATTGGCGCCGTGCAGGGCCAGTTCAGCAGCACCGTGAACTCCTCATTACAGCAGAACCTGTTTCAGCAGTTTGGAGGGTCTG TTATCCAGCAAGACCCACCTTTCCCTCCTGATATGAGCCCGACCAGCCCGTTGTTGTCACCTCAGAACTCCACCTCCCAGAGTCCTCTGCTTCAGCAAGCCCCACCTCCTGGCTACCAGTCACCAGACATGAAGAGCTGGCAACAGACAGGCGTGGGCAGCAACAG CCTGTTCAGTCAGTCAGTACAGAGTGCAGGACAGGCCTTTGGCCAGCAGGGGGTCTACAACAACATGAGCATCACCGTCTCCATGGCCGGAGGCTCAGGTGGTGTCAGCTCATTACCTCCCATGGGGCAGCCGGTTGGCATGAGCAACAGTAACCTCAGCAGTGTGGGTTCAGTATGCAGCGACCAGCAG gtaCAGCAGGTTCAGGTGTTTGCGGACGTCCAGTGCACAGTGAACCTGGTTGGCAGTGATTCCTACCTGAACCAGGGCTCTGTCGGAGCGACGCCCTCCCAGAAGGGCCCCGGACCGCAGGGCTCCCAGAACAACCAGGCCCAGCAGAAGAGcctcctccagcagctgctCACCGAGTGA